The following coding sequences are from one Rhipicephalus microplus isolate Deutch F79 chromosome 3, USDA_Rmic, whole genome shotgun sequence window:
- the LOC142803386 gene encoding COMM domain-containing protein 7-like, with product MKAEDEKLLGGKPSSAVLADIQAVNALSAEQFSQLVDTACRSSTASASSLGGDGSSKPGSETLTLLLSEASRRGLDAPKLRQSLESLGLDSARAAALADRWFASCAARPQQVRPWQLRDVEWRFGVTVASSSQEPRGSFVQLRLALANGQDVHVEMNLAQFYSLCHEMEQAKLTLEALR from the exons ATGAAAGCCGAAGACGAAAAGCTTTTGGGTGGCAAGCCCAGCAGCGCAGTGCTTGCAGACATACAGGCTGTCAATGCGTTAAGCGCCGAACAGTTCTCCCAACTTGTAGACACCGCCTGCCGCTCGTCTACGGCGTCAGCTTCTTCGTTGGGTGGCGAC GGAAGCAGTAAGCCTGGCAGTGAGACACTGACCCTCCTGTTGTCCGAGGCATCACGACGTGGCTTGGATGCTCCAAAGCTACGCCAGAGCCTGGAGTCTCTCGGCCTGGACAGTGCACGTGCTGCAGCCCTGGCTGATCGCTGGTTCGCATCTTGTGCTGCTCGGCCGCAG CAGGTGCGGCCCTGGCAGCTACGGGACGTGGAGTGGCGTTTTGGTGTCACTGTGGCCAGCTCATCGCAGGAGCCGCGAGGCAGCTTTGTGCAGCTTCGTTTAGCACTGGCGAACGGACAGGACGTGCACGTCGAAATGAACCTCGCTCAGTTCTACTCTCTTTGCCACGAGATGGAGCAAGCCAAACTGACTTTGGAGGCCTTGCGCTGA